Sequence from the Gemmatimonadota bacterium genome:
GTGCAGGCGTCGGGGGCGCCGTCCCCGGGGCGCCGGGGACCGATCACCAGCGCCGGGGGTGAGGCGTGGAGAAGGGTCAAACTCGTGCACGCCGCCCGCAGCCGCGGCGCGATCCGCCCTGACTCGTACGGCATCAGGCGAGTCAGCAGAAGGTGGGTGGCTGGGAAGTCGCTGGTAAACGACAACGGGGCAGCGGTCCCCGCGAGCGGATCGAGCGGCACCGTGCGCCGTCCACTCATGACAAACACCGTGGACGGCTTCGAGGTGGCGACGATGGCATCCGCCGGGAGCATCTCTGCGATGTAACGGATCGCGGTGATGACCCCGCGCGTCTCGGGATCGTAGCAGCGAGGGTCTGCATACGGCCCGGTCGCGCGACACGACTGCGCCAGGCGCGCCGCTTCGGCTTGGGTCACCACGGCACAACACGCCACCCCCACCCCGAAGACCAGGGCGGCGCGTTCGCCGCGTCCGCGGGTGGCGCGGTCGAGCAGTTGCCATATGCCGAGCAGCGCGCAGATGGCCAGCCACGGGTAGAGCGCCGTCACGAAGCGAGTGAATGCCCAAGGGAAGAGCAGCAGCACCCCGAGGGACATCGCCAGGTAGAGCGGCAACGCCGGCCAGCGCCGGCGCAGTGACCACCCTCCGACGGCCATCAGGACGAGCAGCAGGCCGCCGAGGATCCCGTTGTCGAGTGGTTGGTTGGGCAGGTCCGGCAGTCCGAACGGGACGGCGGCAAGGCGGACGAAATAGTACTCGAGGTTGACGAGGGCCCGCTGTGCCACGTCCGCTGCCGCGTTCGGGGCGGCGAGGCGGGCCAGGTCGTTGGCGTAGGAGTGGCCGATTGATTGGCTGGCGGCCCAGGCGGTGTACCGGAACCAGCCGACCGTCACGACGCCGGCGGCCACCGCACCCAAGGCGGCGCGCCGCCATTGGCGACCAGCCAGCAGAGCCGCGATCACGGCCGGGATTACCGTGATGCCCACCGATCGTGTCAGAAACGCCGCCACCGCGGCAGTGCACGCGAGCAGGGCCGCACCGCGCGTGGCGTTCGCCCCGGCGCGCAGCGAAGCCCAGAGTGCCACCGCGCTCAAGGCGACGAAGAGGACTTCGGAGCGCAGTTCGGATGCGAGCATCATCAGGTGCGGGTTGAACACCACCATCGCCGCGCTCACGACGCCGAGGCGCGGAGATCCCAGCCGACGCATCGCATCAGCGGCGAGCAGGGCCGTGAGCGCCACCAAGAGGATGTTGGCGCCGAAGGCGGCGTCGAGGCTGGACCCTGCGACGAGCCGGATCAGCAGGAGCCAGAGTGGGTAGCCGGGAGGGTACTGTGCATGCGGCGGCGTCCCGACGAGGAATTCGTCGCGATAGTGCCCAGTGCTCAGCGACTGCGCCAGGGTCAGATAGGTGGCGTCATCGCCGCCGATGGTAAGGACCGCTGCCCGCGCTCTCCACGCTACGAAGCACCCCAGCGCGAGGACGAGCGCGAGGACGCCGAGGGCCGAGCGTGACCACGACAGCGTGGAAGACGCAGTCGGGGCAGGCTCGGCGATCGGGGGGATGGCGGGGGTCATCGATCCTCAGGTGGCGGATGGCCGACTCCGCCGGTTGGGCGGCGCGACGCCCGCATGGCACGGCGACGTGCGGTGCTGGCTAACGACTGATTGCGCGAATCTCTTGCCAGATTGCCCGGCGCCCCTCGGAGGAGCGGAGGGCGAGCCACGTCAGTTGCCCGAGGGCGCTGAATTCGCGTGATGCATCGGCGAGATGGCCATGGCGCGCCGAACGCAGCGAGTACCAGCCGAGATCGCGCGCATAGTGGCCGATCAGATAGGCGGACAGGGCGGGGCCAACCCGGTGGCGCACGTCGGGGGCGAGCCTGGGCCAATAGTGTGTTGCCAGCGTGATGGCCATCCGCGGCACCTTGCTTGACCGCGTGGCATTGCCGCCGTGGACGTAGTACTCGATGGCCACGGTTTCCGATGGCATGATCGGGCCGAGCTGCGACAGCTTGAGCCAGAGATCCCAATCTTCGGCGAGCGGCACGGCGGCCTCGAAGCCTCCGACGCGGACGAAGGCCTCCCGCCGGACCATGGTCGCCGAATTGAAGAGGGCATTGCCCCGCAGGAGGGTCTCAAAATCCAGCGGCTCGGTGCATGGCCACTCCGGCGGGCGGGGCGGAGTGTCACCGAACCGACGGCAGCCGCCGCCGGTGGATGCGGTGGCCTCCGGGTGTGCATCGAGGATGGCGGCGAGCCCACCCAGAGCCTCGGGATAGAGCGTGTCGTCGTCGTCCAGGAAGAGGAGGTAGTCGGTATCGACGACCGCCGCCCCGGCGTTGCGCGCGCGCGCCGTGCCGCCGTTCTCGACGCGGAGCAGGGTGACACGACCCGCGGACTCCAAGGCGCGCAGTGCCTCGGGCATCGGCGTGGTCCCCCCGTCGTCCACCACCACGATCCGCTCGGCTGGGCGCTGTTGCGCCTGCACCGAGGCCACGGCCAGGACGACCAGGTCCGGGCGATTGAAGGTCGGGATCACCACGCCGACAGTGCCTGGCCGACCGATCATTCGACGTCGAGGTGGAGGAGGATCGCGTCGCCTTCGGCCAGCCGATCGGTACCCGGCTCCCAGACGACACCGAAGAGTCCACTCAACGCGAAGCCGGCGCGTTCGAGGGACTGGAGCCGATGATGGTAGGACACTTCGCCCTGATAGATCGCGAGGAAGGCAACCTCGGTTTGCACTCCACGCAGGTACTGAAGCACTGCGCTCGCGCCGGCCAGGACCGTTTCGTCGTAGCCCTGGGCATCCACCTTCAGGAAGACGCGGCGGCCATCACGCGGCAGGGAGAGTTCGTCCCAGAGCGTATCCAGTCGCCGGACCGGGACACGCTCGGTTCCGACGGCGTCCCAGGCGCTCGGCGCGATCAGGTCGCTCGTCAGGTCCGGGGTCAGCAATGAGGTCAGGGTCGACGCGGACCGAAGCGTCAATTCGACGGTGGTGTCGGCGTCGCCGAGGGCGCAGCCTTGCACCTCCCACAGCGGATCGGCGGCCGCGCGCGCGGCCAACCGGGCCCGCGTCGGGCTGGCCGGCTCGAATGAGATCAGCCGGCCGGCGTAGCCTCCGTCCCGGAGGGCGGCACCGAACTGTCCCTCGTTCGCGCCGACATCGAGAACCGTGTCGATCTGGTAGCGCCGGAGCAGTCCGACCAGGTGTTCGGTCGCCATCCAGTCCGTCCGGTCGACACGCCGCTGCTCGGCATCGACGCCGCGAACTTCGAGGAGACGATCCCGACCGACCGGGCGATACCTGACGCCGACCCGACGCAGCAACGATTTCATCAGGTGACGAACGCCGAGCGGCATCGGGAGTCTCGCATGAGTAGTGCGAGCCTGTTAGCCGAGGCGCGCTGTGGCATTGAGCTGGTGCGTGCCGCTGAACGGTGCCCCAGGGACCACCTGGAACATGCGACTCGGCCCTTGGCCCAGCACCAATTGCCGCTGGTCGTGCCAGAGGACGGTCTCCAGTCGATACAGGCCGGCCGGAACGTTCACCTGCAAATCAAAAGTCACCTCGAAGGCACCGGACCGATCGGGGTGCGCCTTGAGGTTGTGCAGGTTCTCGAACCAGACGCGCTGATTCGCGGCGGCATCCACCAGCACCAGTTCCACCTCGAGGTGCGGTGGCGGTGCGGGATGGGTGACCGCGCCGCGCAGCACGATCGGCAATCGCGCTCCCGAAACCACCGGGCCCTCGCTGGAGACGCGCAGCTCGTGCAGGACCACACCGATGGACTCCGCCTCGACGTCGGTCGCCGTCGCCACGTTGCTGCCGCCATGGAGGTGCTCCTGGACGGCACGCGCCGGATCGCCCCGGAAGGCCACCTGCCCCTGCTTGAGGAGGATGCACTCGCTGCAGAGCTCCACGATGCGGTCGAGCTGGTGCGAGACGATCACGACCGGGATATTGCCGCGCACCAGTGCCGTGATCCGTTCGAAGGCGAGCTGCTGGAACTGCGCGTCACCGACCGACAGCACCTCGTCGATGATCAGCACGTCGGGCTCGAGGTGGACGGCAATCGAGAAGCCGAGGCGGGCATTCATTCCGCTGGAATAGCGCTTGACCGGCGTGTCGATGAAGGCGCTGATCCCCGAGAAGTCGACGATGTCGTCGAAGCGCTCGCGGATCAGCTTCTGCGGCATGCCCATGATCGCGCCCTGCAGGAAGACGTTCTCCCGCCCGGAGAGATCGGGGTGAAAGCCTGCCGAGACCTCGATCAGCGAGCCGACCCGACCCTCGACCCGCGCCGTGCCGCGCGTCGGCCCGAGGATCTTGGTCAGCAGCTTCAGCGTGGTGCTCTTGCCGGCGCCGTTGCCCCCGATGATGCCGAGTGCCTGCCCCGGCAACACTTCGAAGTCGACGTCGCGTACCGCCCAGAAATCACCCTCTTCCAACTCCTCGCGTTGACGACCGCGGCCGACGGCGCGCCTGGCCAATGCCGGGATCAGGTCACGCAACGAGTCATGGGCGGGGCCGCGATGGAAGCGCTTCCAGACATGGTCGAACACGATCCGGCCGGCCATGCTAGTACGCCTCCGCGAAACGGGCGGCACTGCCGCGGAAAAAGCGCAGGCCGGCCCAGAGCAACGTGAACGACCAGATCGCCGAATAGCCGAGCCACCAGGGGCGCCAGGCCGCGACGCCCGCAATGTCGAGCGGCGTCAACAGATTGTGTCCGGCCGTCACCGCGAGTCGCAGCCCTTCAAGGATGGGCGACAGCGGATTCATCATCACCAGTTCCGCGTAGCGCCCCATCTGTGACGGCTCCATCAGCACGGGCGTGAAGAAGATCCCGAACGTCAGCAGCACCTGCAGGATGTACTTGACGTCGCGGAAGAAGATGTTGGCGCAGGCAAAGAGGAAGGCGAGTCCAGTGGTGAAGGAGAGCAGCAGCAGGAGCAGCACCGGCAGCCAGAGAATCGACCAGCCGAGGGTCATTCCGAGCAGCGGCGCAATCAGGGCGAGAATGACCAAGCCCACGAACGAGTCGACACACTGCGCCAGCACGGCGCTGACCGGCAGCACCTCGCGCGGGAACCAGATCTTGGTGACGAGCGAGATGTTCGACAGCAGGGACATTGTCGCGAAGTTCATCGCGCCGGCGAAGAAGGCCCACGCCCAGGACTTGAGTGCGATGCCGGCCAGCGAGGGGGTCTCGCCTCCGCCGCGCGCGAGGGCACCCTTGATCACCAGACCTGCGGCGATCGTCAGCGCCGGCATCAGCAACGCCCACGCGAAGCCCATGATGGCCTGGCGATAGCGCAACCGAACGTCGCGTCGCACCAGTTGGTCGATCAGCTCGCGCGAGGTCCAGAGGTCGCGGACGATCGTGGCGACGCCGTCAGCTCGGCGCGTGGTCACGCGATCTCCGAGAGCAGGCGATCGTACTGCGCCATTGTCGTGGTCACCATGGAATCCTGGGTGTAGAGGCGGTGCACGCGGTCCAGCAGTGCGGTGGCGTGGCGGCGGCGCAGCTCTGGCGACTGCAACGCCTCGATCAATCGCTGGGCGAGCGCGGCGGGGTCACGGGGCGAGGCCAGCCAGCCCGCCTCGCCATTGTCCAACGTCTCGGGCAAGCCCCCGACCGCGGTCGCCACCACCGGGACACTCAAGGCCGCCGCTTCGAGGACGCCGAGGCCCTGCGCCTCGCACCACGACGGCTGAACATACACGTCTGCGGCCTCCAGGAGGTCGCGGACGTCGGGCCGGAAGCCGAGCCAGGTGATCCGTTCCGCGATGCCAAGCCGTGTCGCCTCCCGCCGCAACGTCTCGGCGAGCGGCCCTTGCCCGGCATGCACGAACCGCACCTCGGGGACAGCGGCGACCACGGCCGGCAACGCCTCGATCAGGTCGATGTAGCCCTTGGCGTAGTCGAGGCGGCCGATGCTGCCGATTACCAGGTCGGTAGCCGGGAGCCCGAGCGCGGCCTTTGCCGCAGCCACGTCGCGGCGTCGGGCGAGCCGGTCCAGCCGGATGCCATTGGGGATCACCACAGTGTGCGGCGGATCGGTGGGCGTCAACCCGAGATGGTGCCGCCACATGCTGGCCGTGCTGCGTGACACGGCGATCGCGAGGTCGAGCGCGGTCAGGGAACGGCGCTGGAGAGCCCGATAGCGGGGGGCATCGTGCTCGCCGAGCAAGTCATAGCTTGGGTCGACATGGAGGGTGCCCACGACGCGTGGAACCGCGGCGACACGTGCCGCGATCGGCGCCGCCTCTTCGCCGACATTGTTCGAGTGCAGCAGGTCCACTGGACAGCGGCGGAAGAGCCCGGCAATCGAGGCAATTTCCCGGCGGAGTCCGCGATGCCAAGCTGCCGCCTGCCGAAGGGAGGTGAGGATGCCTGCGGGAGGACGGGCGGTTGGCCGGAGGGGAGGCCCTGGCGAGGGAGGCGCTGCGGCCGGCACCGCGACTCCGCGGGGCGGGCCAACAACGACCTCGGCGCCGAGCGCGATGACCTGCTCGTGCCAGCCCGAGGGGGACGGCGAGAACACGACCGGCCGGAAGCGGCGGCGGTCAAGAGCCGAGAGCAGCTCCACCAGGTACTGCGTGGTGCCGCCGTGCCCCGCGCTGTCGTCGTAGTAGCCAATGGTAAACACGGCCAGGAATCTGGCAGGTTGTGTGCCACCATGGACTACTGGCTGACCACCCCGACCATGCGCACGACTTCGAAATCCCCGACCTTGACCTGCTTGAGGGTGTTGTTGACCTCGTCGTTCCAGCGGGCGTCCGCCGTCCCGGAGAGGAAGAAGTCGCTGCCGTTGTCGGCCACGATCATTCCGTAGCGTTTCAGGGCACGCAGGACGACCTGGGCATGCGGCGGAAAGCCCGAGATGTCGTAGCTCGCCTTGAGCCGGACCCGCATCCCCATCGGTGCCCGGAGGGGACTGGTGCTGCTGGACGCCCAATGTCGGGCTGGGGGGAGGTAGGCCCGTCGGGTTTGCGACACCGTGAACCGGAGCGCGTGTTCGATGACGCCAAGCTCGGCCACCTCGTCGTAGCGGACGAGCCCGGGCAGGATCGGAAGCCCGGCGGCGTCGGCGGAGGTCCACCCGGCAGGGCGGGTGGTGCCGTTGGTGAGGTCCCAGATCGCTCCCGAGCCGGCCGTCCA
This genomic interval carries:
- a CDS encoding ABC transporter ATP-binding protein, yielding MAGRIVFDHVWKRFHRGPAHDSLRDLIPALARRAVGRGRQREELEEGDFWAVRDVDFEVLPGQALGIIGGNGAGKSTTLKLLTKILGPTRGTARVEGRVGSLIEVSAGFHPDLSGRENVFLQGAIMGMPQKLIRERFDDIVDFSGISAFIDTPVKRYSSGMNARLGFSIAVHLEPDVLIIDEVLSVGDAQFQQLAFERITALVRGNIPVVIVSHQLDRIVELCSECILLKQGQVAFRGDPARAVQEHLHGGSNVATATDVEAESIGVVLHELRVSSEGPVVSGARLPIVLRGAVTHPAPPPHLEVELVLVDAAANQRVWFENLHNLKAHPDRSGAFEVTFDLQVNVPAGLYRLETVLWHDQRQLVLGQGPSRMFQVVPGAPFSGTHQLNATARLG
- a CDS encoding glycosyltransferase is translated as MIGRPGTVGVVIPTFNRPDLVVLAVASVQAQQRPAERIVVVDDGGTTPMPEALRALESAGRVTLLRVENGGTARARNAGAAVVDTDYLLFLDDDDTLYPEALGGLAAILDAHPEATASTGGGCRRFGDTPPRPPEWPCTEPLDFETLLRGNALFNSATMVRREAFVRVGGFEAAVPLAEDWDLWLKLSQLGPIMPSETVAIEYYVHGGNATRSSKVPRMAITLATHYWPRLAPDVRHRVGPALSAYLIGHYARDLGWYSLRSARHGHLADASREFSALGQLTWLALRSSEGRRAIWQEIRAISR
- a CDS encoding glycosyltransferase family 39 protein → MTPAIPPIAEPAPTASSTLSWSRSALGVLALVLALGCFVAWRARAAVLTIGGDDATYLTLAQSLSTGHYRDEFLVGTPPHAQYPPGYPLWLLLIRLVAGSSLDAAFGANILLVALTALLAADAMRRLGSPRLGVVSAAMVVFNPHLMMLASELRSEVLFVALSAVALWASLRAGANATRGAALLACTAAVAAFLTRSVGITVIPAVIAALLAGRQWRRAALGAVAAGVVTVGWFRYTAWAASQSIGHSYANDLARLAAPNAAADVAQRALVNLEYYFVRLAAVPFGLPDLPNQPLDNGILGGLLLVLMAVGGWSLRRRWPALPLYLAMSLGVLLLFPWAFTRFVTALYPWLAICALLGIWQLLDRATRGRGERAALVFGVGVACCAVVTQAEAARLAQSCRATGPYADPRCYDPETRGVITAIRYIAEMLPADAIVATSKPSTVFVMSGRRTVPLDPLAGTAAPLSFTSDFPATHLLLTRLMPYESGRIAPRLRAACTSLTLLHASPPALVIGPRRPGDGAPDACTGLDRYLADTQPNYERSPR
- a CDS encoding FkbM family methyltransferase is translated as MPLGVRHLMKSLLRRVGVRYRPVGRDRLLEVRGVDAEQRRVDRTDWMATEHLVGLLRRYQIDTVLDVGANEGQFGAALRDGGYAGRLISFEPASPTRARLAARAAADPLWEVQGCALGDADTTVELTLRSASTLTSLLTPDLTSDLIAPSAWDAVGTERVPVRRLDTLWDELSLPRDGRRVFLKVDAQGYDETVLAGASAVLQYLRGVQTEVAFLAIYQGEVSYHHRLQSLERAGFALSGLFGVVWEPGTDRLAEGDAILLHLDVE
- a CDS encoding glycosyltransferase family 4 protein, translated to MFTIGYYDDSAGHGGTTQYLVELLSALDRRRFRPVVFSPSPSGWHEQVIALGAEVVVGPPRGVAVPAAAPPSPGPPLRPTARPPAGILTSLRQAAAWHRGLRREIASIAGLFRRCPVDLLHSNNVGEEAAPIAARVAAVPRVVGTLHVDPSYDLLGEHDAPRYRALQRRSLTALDLAIAVSRSTASMWRHHLGLTPTDPPHTVVIPNGIRLDRLARRRDVAAAKAALGLPATDLVIGSIGRLDYAKGYIDLIEALPAVVAAVPEVRFVHAGQGPLAETLRREATRLGIAERITWLGFRPDVRDLLEAADVYVQPSWCEAQGLGVLEAAALSVPVVATAVGGLPETLDNGEAGWLASPRDPAALAQRLIEALQSPELRRRHATALLDRVHRLYTQDSMVTTTMAQYDRLLSEIA
- a CDS encoding ABC transporter permease, yielding MTTRRADGVATIVRDLWTSRELIDQLVRRDVRLRYRQAIMGFAWALLMPALTIAAGLVIKGALARGGGETPSLAGIALKSWAWAFFAGAMNFATMSLLSNISLVTKIWFPREVLPVSAVLAQCVDSFVGLVILALIAPLLGMTLGWSILWLPVLLLLLLSFTTGLAFLFACANIFFRDVKYILQVLLTFGIFFTPVLMEPSQMGRYAELVMMNPLSPILEGLRLAVTAGHNLLTPLDIAGVAAWRPWWLGYSAIWSFTLLWAGLRFFRGSAARFAEAY